A single Mercenaria mercenaria strain notata chromosome 9, MADL_Memer_1, whole genome shotgun sequence DNA region contains:
- the LOC128559557 gene encoding uncharacterized protein LOC128559557 yields MTFTRETANVIAQRFLDWNLIADVEGESVRGRCSPSGSFDEFQFPDMTIHVTASGSESRERPFSRGSNDSTPQATPRATPKPGLRASLRALSRQSGLKSITPGVKYSDRFVTSSRSHRTTESDRNTRLEQSFSGIVQSGKGAMNSGIADKHKHSESTTENDIGENTQEKEDRGLLDSLEPASLDSDATQRQTSADFDPYLMRGTGTPLSLTSAVSIDSRSAIFFESSDNFYYVCPYIGDEQDPTWSNYELFHLVEECFQKKVTADYILRIIYSRRKYDSQARAFLKSSPADVIEKIRFGTPQEEVPRCVSS; encoded by the exons ATGACATTTACCAGAGAGACAGCTAATGTTATAGCTCAGAGGTTTTTAGACTGGAATCTGATAGCTGATGTAGAAGGGGAATCTGTCAGGGGAA GATGTAGCCCATCTGGAAGTTTTGACGAGTTCCAGTTTCCAGACATGACTATACATGTAACTGCCAGTGGTTCAGAATCAAGGGAACGGCCATTCTCCCGTGGTAGTAATGATAGTACTCCACAGGCCACACCACGTGCCACACCAAAACCTGGGCTTAGGGCTTCTCTCAGGGCACTATCCAGACAGTCAGGGCTAAAGTCGATTACCCCGGGAGTGAAATATTCCGATAGATTTGTTACTTCATCAAGGTCACACAGAACTACTGAATCTGACAGAAATACAAGATTGGAGCAGTCATTTTCGGGAATAGTGCAATCTGGGAAAGGTGCAATGAATTCTGGGATTGCAGACAAGCATAAACACAGTGAAAGTACCACAGAAAATGACATTGGTGAAAACACACAGGAAAAAGAAGATAGGGGTCTTCTAGATTCCTTAGAACCTGCTTCATTGGACAGCGATGCCACGCAGAGACAAACTTCCGCAGATTTTGATCCATACTTAATGCGAGGTACCGGTACTCCTTTATCATTAACATCAGCAGTATCAATTGATTCCAGAAGTGCTATCTTTTTTGAATCAAGTGATAACTTTTACTATGTTTGTCCATATATTGGAGATGAACAAGACCCAACCTGGTCAAATTATGAACTGTTTCACCTGGTTGAAGAGTGTTTTCAGAAAAAAGTGACTGCAGACtatattttaagaattatttaCAGCAGAAGAAAGTATGATTCACAAGCTAGGGCATTTCTGAAATCTTCACCTGCTGATGTGATAGAAAAAATCAGGTTTGGAACTCCGCAGGAAGAAGTACCGAGGTGTGTCAGTAGTTAA
- the LOC128559320 gene encoding exonuclease 3'-5' domain-containing protein 2-like — translation MLFQVFSAILENHSSQFIGYFPAILKDHSSHDILLLCISCHLKCADYEAALRQQLSIECDAPLDSGKDSKRQWDQDLAKVVSAAKALLKSREKIPESRVKELEEIVKRFYGVLSLPKELLENTLTMDVKINNAKFVPHGQKVVQYYMAKEGGLLEFEKMWRQHFVDIMQPKYLPTLWSVEHRPERMKAMCNNN, via the exons ATGCTGTTTCAGGTATTCTCAGCCATTCTCGAGAACCATTCTTCGCAATTTATAGG ATATTTCCCAGCCATTCTCAAGGACCATTCCTCACACGATATACTGTTACTGTGCATATCTTGTCATCTGAAGTGTGCTGATTATGAGGCAGCATTAAGACAACAGTTATCTATAGAATGTGATGCTCCCCTTGACTCGGGGAAAGATTCAAAACGGCAATGGGACCAAGATCTAGCAAAAGTTGTCTCTGCAGCAAA AGCGTTATTGAAGAGCagagaaaaaattccagagtCACGGGTTAAAGAATTGGAAGAAATTGTGAAAAGATTTTATGGTGTGCTATCATTACCAAAAGAACTACTAGAAAATACGCTGACAATGGATGTcaa aaTCAATAATGCAAAATTTGTACCACATGGACAGAAGGTAGTGCAGTATTACATGGCAAAAGAAGGAGGACTTCTGGAGTTTGAGAAGATGTGGCGGCAACATTTTGTGGACATCATGCAGCCCAAGTATTTACCTACATTATGGTCAGTGGAACATAGACCTGAAAGGATGAAAGCAATGTGCAATAATAATTGA